One region of Quercus lobata isolate SW786 chromosome 2, ValleyOak3.0 Primary Assembly, whole genome shotgun sequence genomic DNA includes:
- the LOC115963884 gene encoding uncharacterized protein LOC115963884 yields MARQLHQLMQTLPITSQLGLAVMTLLLCAIALLMCASHSRKWHHRWIACYGFAKEDPVINLNINEPTILSTAGNGGHESMMISGELSVWKKNIIMGGKCQLPDFSGVIIYDANGNIVTPATARTPRPLLTWK; encoded by the coding sequence ATGGCTCGCCAGCTTCATCAATTGATGCAAACTCTCCCAATCACGTCTCAACTCGGCCTAGCAGTGATGACTCTTCTTTTGTGTGCCATTGCATTGCTCATGTGTGCTTCTCATTCCCGTAAATGGCATCATCGTTGGATTGCATGCTATGGTTTTGCTAAAGAAGATCCTGTAATAAATCTCAACATTAATGAACCAACAATCCTATCTACTGCTGGGAATGGTGGTCATGAAAGCATGATGATTAGCGGTGAGCTCTCAGTGTGGAAGAAGAACATAATCATGGGAGGCAAATGTCAGCTACCTGATTTTTCTGGTGTCATAATATACGATGCAAATGGGAATATAGTTACCCCTGCCACGGCCAGAACTCCACGCCCTTTACTCACTTGGAAGTAA